A window of Pedobacter lusitanus contains these coding sequences:
- a CDS encoding Lrp/AsnC family transcriptional regulator, whose amino-acid sequence MIDKLDKLDTRILNILQKDSSLSTKDIAHQIGLSVSPTHERIKRLKTEGYIEKYVALINREKLGKHLLVLCTVTLKEQSIETLKNFEEAVIRFKEVLEVLCIAGGQDYLLKIVVDDVDDYHTFVVTHLSSLSNISTLSSSFVLKEIKRETAFYLNI is encoded by the coding sequence ATGATTGATAAATTAGATAAGCTGGATACCCGCATATTAAATATCCTTCAAAAGGATTCTTCATTAAGCACAAAAGATATCGCTCATCAAATCGGATTGAGTGTTTCCCCTACTCACGAACGTATCAAAAGATTAAAAACCGAAGGATATATTGAGAAATATGTAGCACTGATAAACCGCGAAAAACTGGGTAAACATTTACTTGTATTGTGCACAGTCACCTTAAAAGAGCAATCCATTGAAACCCTCAAGAATTTTGAAGAAGCGGTTATTCGTTTTAAAGAAGTTCTGGAAGTACTATGTATTGCCGGCGGACAAGACTATTTACTTAAAATTGTGGTTGATGACGTAGATGATTACCATACTTTTGTGGTTACCCATCTTTCCTCTTTGTCTAATATCTCTACCTTAAGCAGCAGTTTCGTCTTAAAAGAGATCAAACGCGAAACCGCATTCTATCTCAATATTTAA
- a CDS encoding histidine decarboxylase — MKTQLNTQDNDRLSTYMKMAEERSKYFIGYPIAQDFDYSELYPLLRLPLNNVGDPWVESTYDLNSRSLELEVLEFFAELFNAPAKNWWGYVTNGGSEGNLYGLYVARELYPNGIVYYSEATHYSVQKNIQLLNLRSIVIRTQKNGEMDYEDLNAMVQMHRDQPVIILANIGTTMMEAKDDLQQIQQILRKQAIKNHYIHCDAALAGTYSALLDLKPGFDFNNGTDSMAISGHKFIGSPIPCGLVLVKKNYKDRIGKAIPYIGTVDTTITGSRNGHSPIFMWYAIKKLGKEGLKQRALECLEIAAYTVKSLNDIGVKAWTNPSALTVVFPAPSIELRQKWQIATEDGNSHVICMPGVSKAQIDHFVADLKEDVVLKAPVLG; from the coding sequence ATGAAAACACAATTGAACACTCAGGATAACGATCGTCTGAGTACTTATATGAAAATGGCTGAGGAGCGCTCAAAATACTTTATCGGATATCCTATCGCACAGGATTTCGATTATTCTGAACTATATCCGCTGCTTAGATTGCCATTGAATAATGTAGGAGATCCATGGGTAGAATCTACGTATGATTTAAACTCCCGTTCTCTGGAGCTGGAAGTATTGGAATTTTTTGCTGAATTGTTCAACGCGCCCGCAAAAAACTGGTGGGGATATGTGACTAACGGTGGCTCGGAAGGAAACCTGTATGGTTTATATGTAGCAAGGGAATTATATCCGAATGGAATTGTTTATTATTCTGAAGCTACTCACTATAGTGTACAAAAGAACATTCAGCTGCTGAATCTGCGCAGTATCGTTATCAGAACGCAGAAAAACGGAGAAATGGACTATGAAGATTTAAATGCAATGGTACAAATGCATCGTGATCAGCCTGTCATTATTCTTGCAAATATTGGTACAACCATGATGGAAGCTAAAGATGATTTGCAGCAGATTCAGCAGATTTTGCGCAAACAGGCAATCAAAAATCATTATATCCATTGTGATGCAGCTTTAGCTGGTACATACAGTGCTTTACTAGACCTTAAACCAGGATTTGATTTTAATAATGGTACGGATAGTATGGCGATCAGCGGGCACAAATTTATTGGTTCACCTATTCCATGCGGACTGGTATTGGTTAAAAAGAATTACAAAGACAGAATAGGAAAGGCTATTCCATATATTGGTACGGTAGATACGACTATTACGGGTAGCCGTAACGGACACAGCCCGATTTTTATGTGGTATGCAATTAAAAAATTAGGTAAAGAAGGACTGAAGCAGCGTGCGCTGGAATGTCTGGAAATAGCTGCTTATACGGTTAAAAGTCTGAATGATATTGGTGTTAAAGCATGGACTAATCCATCTGCTCTTACTGTCGTATTTCCTGCTCCTTCAATAGAACTGAGACAGAAATGGCAGATTGCTACGGAAGATGGTAATAGTCACGTCATCTGTATGCCTGGAGTAAGTAAA